The Myripristis murdjan chromosome 4, fMyrMur1.1, whole genome shotgun sequence region AATGTCTAAATTTAAGTTCCTTTGCTTTTGCACCTGCAAAAGCCTGTGTGTTGTTGGAGGTGTCATCTAGCTACTTTGAAATCAGTTTACCTTAAACAAGGTTGAGGGTTTATTGAttgcatatcttttttttttttaagtgtaaataTGAATGTGGTTTTAACTTTGTCTAAAAACATACTGTCTGTCATGGTATCAGGTCATACATTTGGATGTGATATCTGTCTCCTGTGTATTAAACACCTACAGAGCCACTAGTACTGGAAAGGAGTTATGTAAACTTGCTATTCTACAAAGGGTTTTTAAGTGACTTTACTTTGGATCGTCTCCCACACAGACGGACATGCAGAGCTGGGAGGAACAAAGCCAAGGAGCCATCTACACTGTTGAGTACGCATGCAGGTAAGGAGAGGCATCTACTTAATTATTTAAAGAACTGCATTGTCCTACGGCCCAGACCGATGCCTCTTCTATCAAACTCGTTTTTCTGCAGTGCCGTGAAGAGCATGACGAAGAGCAGCCTGTATTTCAAAAGTATCGACAGCCTCCTCCGCCAAGCCATCAGCATGAAAGAGCAGATCAGCAACTCTCAAGGGCGCAGGTAGGAGGCAGCAGAGAACACATGCACTGAGACACGGTGGTGCCCAAAGTGTCACACATCTATCCTCTCAAGTCCTTATTCTTTCCCTCCCAAAGATCACTGAAAAGCTGAGATATTCAAGAGTAGGCGGCGAATTCATGTTCATGCTGAGTTTCATCCTGTTTGTAGTTATTACTTGCTTcacaccattttttttattccccttcttgtttgtttacagccATTTCTGATTTGGGACATCCCATTAGCATTCCTGACTGTAAAGCTTCATGACTAATTAGGCCTATCCTGAACTTATTGTTGTTCCTGTTCATAGGAGccttgtgttttatgttgcatttttctttactgttatttttcccactgacacatgcatgcagcttAAATGATGTGACCCCCTCTCCCAGTCCCCCTGTCCCTGCTCCACAtccctcatcctcttcatcatgaTGACTGGATGGAGCTGTCCAAGGTTAGTAGTTTCTCCATGACATGGTCACATTCAGGACTATATTCAGTCACGCTGAAATTGGGGAAAGAaggttttgttttacatttgtgttCAACTGTCCAAGAACATCTCTCAAGTTGAATTATATTTTCTTGGATGAATTTATTCAAGATTGCTATGAAATAATTCTGAGAGAATGCATGACATGATGCATCTGCAAATTGTGTACAAATATTTGGCATAAAATAATGCAAGCCACCCTTTACTAAATACAGTCAAATACAATATTTACATTATTACTTCTCAATGAAAGCTATAAATGCtatgattttcatatttgataCACACTCAACATCGGGGCGAATACTGTGCTTTAAATCAAGTTCAAGTGTATAAAACACTACAAATTACACTAAAGTTGTGCCTAATCTTACAATCTGAAATTGGTAATACAGTGTATAAAGGtgaaaaatgatatatttattttttttctatcaccATGTCACATTTGTTTACAAACATCTTACGTTAGACAATAAAACATGTCCaaatctttgtttcattttgttttgtttttggctgtgCTTGGACCAAAACCAGCATCATATTCCGTTCACATATCAGCATGCACGGAGTAAACCATGTATTGGTTAtggtaaaaatgtcaaatgtaaaaagcTATAAAGTGGCAGTTTTACGTGTGTGTTGAGATAACATTTGTGTTAGCAGTCCTCTCGATGTATTTAAAGGTCGTCTTTCTCCATTAGTCAGTGCTGCCTTGGCCACCCGGAGCTCAGCCCTCTCCATATCACACTAGAGTAGAGTCTTTAGTGGAAATTGCTGACTTGCGTGCAAGGACACTCCTCATCTCATTATTGACACCATTCCAGGGTTTGGACTGGGCCTGCAGTAAGCCAGACTCAGTAGACAGGGTCCTGTGCATGCGAGGACAGCTGCCTCCAGTGCTGTAGCCGTCTTTATCGCTAGAGTGGCCCTGGGGACCCCCCGGAGGGGAGTACTGCTCATGCTGGGCTTGCTCCCGCTGTTTTGGGTTGGTGCATTGTGGATAAGAGATGTGATGCTGGAGATTAGAATGGCTGCGGTGCATCCGGGGTTTGTCAACACCGATTTTGAGCTCACAGGACCGGGAGACAGGAATGCTGCTGCTTCCATGCTCGTTCTGGTACAGGGTGTCGAAGCGGTCGCTGTGATAGGGCCTGGCAGTACGGGAGGCTCGGACCAGAGAGTGGATTACCACGACCAGCAGGATCAGGATGCCAGAGGACAGGACGCATGCGCTGGCAATACCGGTCTCCACCTCAAATATCAGGAGCATATAGATGGACATAGCTGCCGATGGAAAGGGGGAAGGGAAAACAATAGAGAGACCAAGGGAACAGAAATACAGATAAACAGTAAATATTATGTCCTCGCCTACTAACAGCCTTTCATTCAGACTTTCATacaagacttgttttttttttttttcagttcggACAATTGTGTAAAAATGACATTATAAAAATGTGTCTATTTTGTTGAAAATTCACAGAGATAGCCTAATTGTTCTGAGCCGAGTTGTCATCTGTGTTTGCCAGCAGGAAAAGGACCATGGACCCAGGCCTGCTAAAGGAAGGGGGAGAAAAGCACAGCTCTGGGATGTGATGTGACTTCTTGAATTGgtggtgttgctgctgcagtctCCTGCTCTGCTGCCTCTTGACAGAGGCTGAAGTGGGGTCACAAGGGCAACACCTCCTCCATCACAATGGAGCGACTGCCTccattgcccccccccccccaagtgCAAGCCGCTCAGTGGAATAGGGCGCCATGGCGCTGCCAGGTTCTGCATTAAAAATACTCAAGTCATGGACATCGCTCAAAGAGTGCATTGTTCTGTGTGGCTCACTGAGCAGACCAGTGAAAAAGCACCACTGCAGCTTTTCTCTCAGCTGTTGAAAATCCACTGCGCTAACACTGTTTTGGACATTACTTTTTCATGAGCAGCACTGTTGCATTTACACCAAGCTGTATACAAGCATCAGATTTGTACAAAGGGATGTGAGATTTGAGAAAAACTGTTGTTGAGATATCATCACTTAACATGCACATATGAAATCAGTACAAATGAGCACATACAAGTTAATATGCCTACTAGTGACTCAGCATTTGATTTTCACTGTTAACTTGAATTTAAAGACTTATGCACACCTAAATGGCACATCTGatgttgtgtttaaatggcaaattctcagtggaaaaaagtaagagtcacatttttcattcttgTGTTCTTACCTGCCAAGTACACAGAAACCCCCAGGCAAAACAGTCCAATAGCCACATGTCTCACAGCCCTGCTGTCCAGCAGGAACCAGTCTGCTCTGTGGAGAGAAATGTCAAATGTTATCAACTCATCAATGTCCTGTTTACAGGCCGGCTTTGCCACTTTGGTTGTTTcattacagcaaaaaaatgGAATGGTGAAATTATGCTGCCTGTTATAGTTTCTATGGTGACTGTTTTCATTACTGCATCATGTCTCTGCTAGCATTGTTTAACTGATATTTGCTTGTCcctacattgttttttttttgtttttgttttttttgatagGTTTATACAGGCCTATCTAAACAAACCTTTAAATATTCAATCATTGATGACTacttgattattgattattttaatcttttaagTGTAACatttatgtttaaattaaaactgtttaaaacATTGAGTCATTATTCTTATTGTCCTGGAATGTTCCCTTTCTTGGTAGAAGGGTCCTGAGGCGCTGGTAGGTTTCTAAAGTGACGTGGGAAAGGGCCAGCTAGGGGCCGTGAGTCGGGTGCATAATGAGGGGAATGCCATTGTTTGGATGGGATTCATAAGGAGTTTAGAGGTGGGGGTCGGCCAGCAGCAGTGCTCTGCAAGTTTCTGCACCATTACTATCCTGAAACTTTTCTTCCCTTGGAAAAGTTATGGTTTTGGGACTGAAACTTATTTCATTTGAATACTATTCCAGTGCATAGGCCATGGTTTACAGTTCTTATAGAGTAGGTAAGGGGATTATAAAGGCACAAGTGGAAacaaaattgtaataaaataagAAACTAAGAAAATCATTCATAATTCATTTTAGTCAAATGGCATTTTCCACCACATAATTCCATTCTGAAACAACAACTTTAAGTAACTAACGTGTATG contains the following coding sequences:
- the borcs8 gene encoding BLOC-1-related complex subunit 8 isoform X1, whose product is MEDQEMQLKVKRVTDKFTESMYVLANEPSVALYRLQEHVRRSLPELVQHKTDMQSWEEQSQGAIYTVEYACSAVKSMTKSSLYFKSIDSLLRQAISMKEQISNSQGRSLNDVTPSPSPPVPAPHPSSSSS
- the borcs8 gene encoding BLOC-1-related complex subunit 8 isoform X2; this translates as MEDQEMQLKVKRVTDKFTESMYVLANEPSVALYRLQEHVRRSLPELVQHKTDMQSWEEQSQGAIYTVEYACSAVKSMTKSSLYFKSIDSLLRQAISMKEQISNSQGRSPPVPAPHPSSSSS
- the borcs8 gene encoding BLOC-1-related complex subunit 8 isoform X3, with the translated sequence MEDQEMQLKVKRVTDKFTESMYVLANEPSVALYRLQEHVRRSLPELVQHKTDMQSWEEQSQGAIYTVEYACSAVKSMTKSSLYFKSIDSLLRQAISMKEQISNSQGRRKRTMDPGLLKEGGEKHSSGM
- the tmem221 gene encoding transmembrane protein 221, which translates into the protein MSHTYSQRSLMVLSLLGILSAIMSVLSVILIFQLQSQQTAVKESPPSTSAVPTHVWAVLLPVSTVLSALSLTLNLSSVVVCLLHSYFSTEICRGDLDAERADWFLLDSRAVRHVAIGLFCLGVSVYLAAMSIYMLLIFEVETGIASACVLSSGILILLVVVIHSLVRASRTARPYHSDRFDTLYQNEHGSSSIPVSRSCELKIGVDKPRMHRSHSNLQHHISYPQCTNPKQREQAQHEQYSPPGGPQGHSSDKDGYSTGGSCPRMHRTLSTESGLLQAQSKPWNGVNNEMRSVLARKSAISTKDSTLV